GTCCAAACATGAGTTATTGGTTTTCCCGCAACAGTTGATACTGCACTCGCAATTCGGGTGCTTCGGTAGCGGGCGCATCCTGAACTAATAGAGGTGTAGTTTTGACCGCTGTGCCAGAGGAGCGATCGAGAATGACATCGACGCGATCGCCCACAGTCCAGCTTCTGGGCACTGGCTCTAGGGCTAAATCAGCTTGTGGGCTAGAAGGAATGGCAGGGCTGGAGCGAGTAGACGACACGACTGGTCGGTTCGATTGTCCTACTGGAAAATCTTGGCTGATACTACGACTCTCAACACCCCGGAGTGATTCTCCTGACAGCGTAAAGTTACCTGTTGCAACTTGTCGAGGAGTTTGGGCAGAGGCCGCAGGTAGGAAGCTGAGGGTGAGTAAACCTGCTCCCAAAACGGCGAAACCTTTGGAAATCATGAATTTTGTCTCCTGATTAGTGCTGCTACTGCTCAGGGTACGAACCAAAAAATATCCCTACGTCTCTCAGAGGAAGCAAGTCATTTTTAACTTGGCATCTACCCGAGGGAGGACTTACTCTGGCTAGAGAATTTACCAGCTCGGATCGGAGAACAGTTGAATCGTCAGTTGCGATCGCCCTGGTGGTACTGCCGAGATGCAGCTACGAATGGTTTCTCCGCCTTCAATTTCCACCTCACAAGCGTGGCAAGACCCCATCAGGCAACCCGTCGGAATATCAACTCCCGCTCTGTCAGCGACTTCTAGCAAGGATTCTCCTGGTTCTGCCTCAACCGTGACATCGTCTGGTAGAAAGCGGATGCAAACACTCATGACCAAACCCTAAAATAAAGCTAAATCTAACGGCATTCTGACGGGCCAACCCTTACTGTATAGCTTAAGGACAAATGGGTACGTTGCACCCAAAGGGTTAGGGACATTTAGCGCACCTTGAATAGCGGGTGCGCTTATTTTTTTGGTTTGTTTCTCTTAGGGGAGAATCGGACCTAAATCTAAATGTGACTCAACTTGGGTCGCCAGAGCATCTAAGAGGGCTTCGCGTTGTTCGCGGTAATTAGAAATTCCGGTTGGCAGAGATTTGAGACCGCGTTGCTGCCGTAGCCGATTGAGCCAAGCACGTCGCCAAGGGCCGTTGTCAAACAGGCCGTGCAGATAGGTACCCCAAACAGAAAAACTCTTATCTACCACACCTAAATTGGCATCCTCAAACAAAAGCTCTACGCTTTCTCCTTCCATCACCTGTGTCCGCCCTTGATGGATTTCATAGCCCGAAACAGGCAACCCAGTTTGCGGATAGTTGGAGCTGACCAAACGCTGACGCGCTACTTTTTGGCCTGTAATCACCGTTCTCAGAGGCAGCAAACCCAGTCCTTTGTAGCGGCCTTCGTGTCCTTCTAAGCCTTCTGGGTCAGCGAGAATCTTACCCAACATTTGGAAGCCACCACAAATTCCTAGCACAGTCCCGCCAGCGGCTGCATAGTTTTGAATTTCTTCCGCCATGCCAGTTTTTTGCAGCGCTAGCAGGTCAGCGATCGTGGCTTTAGATCCAGGAATAATTACCGCATCCGGATAGCCTAAAGAATCTTTAGGACTGACATATTTCACCGAAACGGTGGATTCTGATTCCAACGGGTCGAAGTCGGTGAAGTTGGAGATCCGAGGTAAGCGAACCACGGCGATCGCGAGGTCACGATTACTCTGGCTAGTACGGCGCTCAAATAAATCTAGGGAGTCTTCTGCGGGAAAACCGGAGTCTTCCATCCAGGGAATCACGCCAATGACGGGAATGCCTGTGCGCTCTTGGAGCCAATCGATTCCGGATTGCAGGAGCGATCGCTGTCCCCGGAACTTGTTAATCACAATGCCACGAATCAAAGCTCTTTCGTCGGGATCTAGCAGTTCCAAAGTCCCAATCACATGGGCAAAAGCCCCACCGCGCTCGATATCGACGACTAAAATGGTGGCAGCATTCAAATGTTTGGCGACCCGCATGTTGGTTAGGTCACGGTGTTTCAGGTTGATCTCTGCTGGACTTCCCGCTCCTTCACACACCAACAAGTCAAATTCTTCGCCCAAGCGTCGCACAGATTCTTCGATCGCCTGCCAACCTACATCAAAATAATTCTCGTAATACTCGGTAGCATTGACCTTACCGACTGCCCTGCCTTTGAGAATCACCTGAGACGTCATGTCTCCTTGCGGTTTCAGCAAGATTGGGTTCATTTCAATCCGAGGTGTGACCCCTGCGGCCCAAGCTTGCACCGCTTGTGCATAGCCAATCTCTCCCCCACTCGGCGTCACATAAGAATTGAGAGCCATATTTTGGCCTTTAAAGGGCGCAACTCGCCACCCTCGGCGGCTCAGAATTCGGCACAGAGCCGCAGTTAGTAGCGATTTTCCAGCGTGGGACGTAGTGCCCACAATCATAATGGCTTTCATCCGAGATCCTCGCTGGCTATCCCATCCAAATTATTCATCAGCACCGTCTAGAACGGTAATCTCACCCAACGGTTCAAGGCGTTATAAAGGTGATTCCAGAACGTGGCAGCAGGCCAGATCCCTCCTTGCAACTGCCACTGCTCCACAATCTGGCGACCCAGTGGGGTGAGCCGAAAGCTATCTGTTAGACCTTGACCATCGACTTCTCGCCGCAGCACGCCTACCTGGATCAGCCATAGCAAGGCACTCTCAGCCGTCAATTCGGGCAATGGCTGACGGGTATATTGCTGCTGCACTCCAGAATGCCCCGCGATCGCTTGCAAAGAGACACTTTGCTGGCGCATGGCCACATATAAGGAACTCCGAAACGGAGAACAACGCATGGCCCGTTTGGCCCGCTTGACTGTTCGACTGGGATATTGAATGGTTTTAGAAAGGTTGGGATTGACTACAGTCATTAAGAAGCACAAAGGTGTTGAGTCAAAGATCAGGCTGTAATGCAGCTATCTGAAAATTACAGTTGCTTGCATTATCTCCTAATCTTAGATTCTCAGCGATATAGCCACCAGTCCGGAATGTGCCTAAGATTACTTCGAGATTTAGAGAACCTGAGGTTGAGCGGATACCGTGGGAGAAAGTGGTTTTTGCAAGCAGGTTAAAACTTCCCAGCTTAGGTTACGTGGAAAGTATAAGGTGTGACATCGCCCATTTAGGTGAACTCATGAGGACAGTTAAACTCATTGACTGGCAGAAAGCAAAGCTAAGGGCAGGCGATCGCAGCAGTTTGTAGTTTTCGATACATAATTGCTTATGAGCTGTTGGTAGAACTATGACAACAATTCAATTGCTTCTAGGGTTCCGGTTACAGCTTTAGCAGCTGCAACGTCTGGTCCGAGAGAGGCAACCAGTCTTTAAGTATTTCGGCAATTTTGTAGAAACACTAGCTGGTCACACGGCGGGAAAAAAGCCCGGGAGGTACGTAGCAGAGTTGGGCTGCTAGGTTTCTCCTGGGCTTTTGTGTTGCAATTTTTTTGTTTTTTAATCCACTCGCATCGCCATAAACCATGACTGAAGATTCTCTCTTTCGCAGCCCTAATGGTGATTCACCACAGCGCCAAACCGAAGCCAGTCGTGCCCTCGAACTAGAGACACATTTGCCTCTGACGGGCTGGCAACAAGAAGTTTCCAAAGGTTTGGAGTATGGCTTGGAAGCGGCTGAAAGCATTCGCGATCGCACCATTCCCACTTTTTCTCGTGGGGAGTTGCCGCACTATGCAGGCATCAATACTTTTCTCAAAGCGCCTTATTTAGAAGATGTGAGAAGAGTAGGGGAATATGATGTCGCGATCGTGGGAGTGCCTCATGATTCAGGTACCACCTATCGCCCCGGAACTCGCTTTGGCCCCCAAGGAATTCGCCGAATTTCAGCGCTCTACACTCCTTACAACTTTGAGCTAGGCATTGACCTAAGAGAGCAGATCACCCTCTGCGATGTCGGGGATATTTTTACCATTCCGGGTAATAACGAGAAATCGTTCGATCAGATCTCCAAGGGTATTGCCCACGTCTTTAGTTCGGGTGCTTTTCCCATTATTATGGGCGGCGATCATTCGATTGGTTATCCCACGGTTCGCGGAATTTGCCGCCACTTAGGGGACAAGAAAGTCGGCATTATTCACTTCGATCGCCACGTGGATACCCAAGAGACTGACTTAGACGAGCGCATGCATACCTGCCCTTGGTTCCATGCCAACAACATCAAGAACGCACCTCCCCAAAACTTGGTGCAGTTGGGCATTGGTGGCTGGCAAGTCCCGCGTCAAGGTGTCAAAGTTTGCCGCGAGCGCAACACCAACATTTTGACTGTTACAGACATCATGGAAAGGGGCTTAGATGCTGCCGTAGACTTTGCTCTAGAACGGGCTATGGATGGCACTGACTGCGTGTATATCAGCTTTGACATTGACTGCATCGATGCTGGGTTTGTCCCTGGTACAGGCTGGCCCGAACCTGGTGGCCTCATGCCCCGCGAAGCCCTCTATCTCTTGGGCAAAATTGTCCAGCGTGCCCCCGTTTGCGGTCTAGAAGTGGTGGAAGTTTCGCCTCCTTATGACATCAGCGACATCACCTCTCTAATGGCCACTCGCGTGATCTGCGACACGATGGCTCATTTGGTCTTATCGGGTCAACTGCCTCGTAAAGAAAAGGCTAGTTTCATTCACCCAGAGGCAACCCCAGAATTGGTCGCGGAGTGGAGGTAAAAGATGCACGAAACTGATATGACCAAGGCCCTCATCGTCACGGTAAAAGACTGGTGGGAAGCGCAGCCAGAGCAACCCAAGATCAGCCGAGTCCACCTGACTGTGGGCAAATGTACTTGTGTAGAACCTGTTAGTCTGCAATTCGCCTTTGAAGTGCAGACGCGTAACACCTTTCTCGAAGGCGCAGAACTGGCGATCGCAGAAACGCCTCTGATTGCCTTCTGTCACCACTGTCAAGCTGAATACGCCCCCGAAATCGGCCTGCAATACGCCTGCCCCCAATGCCAATCCCCAATGGAAGACATCCGCTCTGGCCGCGAACTAAAAATTGACCGGATTGAATATTCTTCTGATGTGGTTTCTGATGCGGCTAACGTAGCGATCGCCTAACTCTTTCTTCTTCCCTCACTTCTCACTCCTATCCCCTCACCTCAATCATGCACCAAACCTTCGACGCTGCCCTTGGCATTAACCTGCTCCACGCTAACCAAGCTGGAGCTGACCATAATCGGGCTCATTTTGATCAGTGGGGCATCACCTGCTTCAACCTCATGAGCAGTCCGGGTGCTGGCAAAACAGCCCTACTAGAGCGCACTCTAGCCGCTTTGACCAGTGAGCTAAAAATTGCGGTGATTGAAGGCGATATGACTACCGAACTCGACGCCGATCGCTTGCGGCAGTATGGCGTTCCAGTAATCGCGATTAACACCGGACGCTCGTGCCACCTCGACTCCAAGATGGTAGCGGGCGGGTTGCATCAGTTTTCCCACAACTACAACCCCACCGAATTCGATTTGGTCTTGGTGGAGAACGTGGGGAATCTGGTCTGCCCCGCTGAGTTTGAAGTGGGAGAACATGCCAAGGTGGCCCTGCTCAGCCTCACCGAAGGTGAAGATAAGCCACTGAAATACCCAGTGATGTTCCAAGAAGCGGACTGCCTGCTGATTACCAAGATGGACTTAGCGCCCTACTTAGAAGTGGATATTCAGCAAATTGTGGCAAATGTGCGGCAAATGAATCCTCATGCCACCATCATTCCGGTTTCCACCAAAACTGGCGAAGGCTTGGAGGCTTGGTTTGAGTGGGTACGCACCCAAGCCGCGCTCCTTAAATCCAGTGATAGTGATAATGGTGTGGAGAGTGTAGAGCTAGCCGCTACTCATTAGCATTGGCTTAGCATTGGCTTAGCATTGGCTGAGGCGATCGCGTCGATTCAAGTCCACTGTAGTCACTTCCAGAGTCACTTCTAGGGAAGCCTGAACGAATTAAGCAGTGCGATAAAACTGGTTAACGTGCAGTACTACTTCACCGTGCTCAGGTACCCAAGCTAGCCACTCATCTTCAGACTGCTGACAAATTAGCAAAGCTTCGTCATAGCTATAAGTGCTAGGAGGCTCTAGCAAATGCACCCAGGTAGAAGCTTGAGGTTCGGTGGGGGTTGGAGCCAGACCAGGGAGCCAGCAAAAGTTAGCAGTCTGAGCAAAAGCAGTTTGGGAATATTGCAGTTGAACTTTCATAAGTCAGTTTCCTTAATTTGATTTTTAACCTGGGTCTCAGTCAGAGATTGAGTAGGTGCTACTCAATCAACTGGCAGATTGCTACTGATTAAGCGGCTCTGCTGGTAAGAACTAAAAAATATTTCTGTAACAAAGACTACAGAATGCCGAAGTGCAAGAGCAAGTGTCTGAAGTATAACTTTACGTTTTGCCGCTCAACCTTAAGGGAGAGTAGCGATCGCCCCCTTCGGGAATCAATCCTGCTAGCGCTGTAAAAAGCCCGGTAAGTTACAATCTGGAACTGAACCTAGAAACTAGAAGGAAGCCGAATCTATGCCTTTATCTGTTGGTGATACTGCCCCCGCATTTACAGCCAAAGATACCAACGGTAATACTGTTTCGCTGTCTGACTTTGCAGGCAAGGCAGTTGTGCTGTACTTCTACCCCAAAGACGATACGCCCGGTTGCACTAAAGAAGCTTGCAGCTTCCGAGACAACTACAGCCAGTATCAAGGCAAAGATATTGTTGTGCTGGGTGTCAGCATTGATGACGAAGCTTCCCACCAGAAGTTTACAGAGAAGTTTAATCTCCCCTTTCCTCTCCTCTCCGATGTCAACGGTGCCATCACGAAAGCCTACGATGTCGATGGCGGCGGTTATGCCAAGCGCGTCACCTATGTCATTGGTAGCAACGGCGCTATCAGCAACGTCTACACCACTGTGAAGACTGACACCCACGCAACTGATATTTTGGCTGACTTGGGTGTGTAGTTCCTACGGCAGCATTTACCCTGTTTAATCGCATCGATTTTATTGAGTCCCAAGGTGGTCATCATCTTGGGATTTTTCTTTTTCAACCTTCTGCTAGATGGGAGGTAGAGCCTTAACCAGTAGCTTAGCCCTAGAGTGTCAGACTGATTTTTGAACTGTGTCGGAAAGTATTCCTTTTCAACTGTAGTTGCCTTGAGTGCTTTGCTTTTGCCCCCTGCTCTACATGAGTCATTCAGAAGCGAGCCAGGCAAAATTAAAACTGAAGGGTGCCACTTCCATAGGATGAAGTCGCCACTCTAGACATGTCGCCACTCTAGACATAAAGACTAGAAAAAAGAGTCATCCACCGTCTGAGGACACTATGACCAACTCCCAAGCCCAGCCTCCCAGTACTCCAGCAGTTGCTTCAGCCCCACCCGCACTCACCTACAGTGGCCCCAGAGAAGTTCTGATCAATCAGGCCGTGGTTCTGAAGGGCACCTACGACCCGTTGCGAATTGCCAAAGTCTCGCTCGCCGCAGAAGACAAATATCCTTTGGAAGTGACGGTGGATGCTCAAAAACGCACTTGGCAGGTGAACTTAAACCAAGGCTTTAAGGCAGCAGGCTCTCGCTGGCTAAAACTCAAAGGCACCGATAGCGCTGGCAAGCTGGTTGACGATGAAGTCATTTACCTGACTGTCAGCACCGACCCGATGACCGTAGGCCAGTCATTAACCTTAAAAGTTTTGCGAGATACCTTATTTAAGTTTCGGGCGATTGACTCAGCTCGTCTCAACGCTCAGCAAAAGGTGGCTGTGAAGGCAGGCCAAACCTTTACAGTCAGCCGCTATGGCTCAGTAGATGGGCATCTCAAAGTGGTACTCAACCCACCGATCGCCCCGATTGGGGAATTTGGCTATTTCTTTGAGGAGCATGTGCAGCTCAGCAAGGGAGCGCAGGTTTTCAAATTTAATATCAGTGATGTTCCTAACACACCTTTAAGTGCTCAGGTGCTCGTCACACAAACTACCTTAATTAAGGCTCAACCCGCGGACTCCGCCTCGTTAGCGGCAAACCAAAAAGCAGAGTTGTTACAAGGACAAACCTTGCAAATCACTGGATACGCTGCTATCAAGGGCCATTTTCGGGTATCTCTGGCTGCTCCTATTCAGGGTTTTGGCCAAACTGGCTATATCTATTGGGAGCACATTCAGATCAAGCACAACAATAAAGTTGTGTCCTTTGACCCAGATGCCCTCACAGTTACAGTGCTCAAATCCACTGTGTTTAAAAAACGTCCGGTTGATTCTGCTAGTCTGCAAGCTCAAGAAAAGTTCGCGCTAACGGCAGGCAGTATTTACGGGGTGGCAGGTTACGCGATCGCCGATGGCCATATCAAAGCCTCCCTCACCGAAGAATTGCCTCAATTTGGTAATACGGGTTATCTCTTCCCCGACTTTATCCAGATGAAGCGGGGCACCAAGCCTTTCAACCCGATGCCACCCCAGGTGGAACTCAATGTTCCTTACTTCTCCCAGCGAGACAACCCCCGCTATTCCTGGGCCACTTGCAACGTCACCTCGATCGCGATGATTTTTTACTATTACGGACGGCGATCGCAAGGCGGCCAGCTAGAGGATGAACTATTGCAATGGTGCCTCAGCCGCTACGGAGAAGGATCGCAAACCGATAACGCCGTCCTCTCCGAAATGATTAAAGCTTACGGTTTCAAAACCAGCTTTAGCACGACTCGCAACTGGTCAGCCGTAAAAGACGAACTGATTAATGGTCGTCCCGTGGTCATGGGAGGCGACTTTACTGCAACTGGTCACATTGTTTGCGTGGTGGGCTACACGCCGCAAGGCTTCATCGTGAATGATCCTTGGGGTGATGCTCTCTCTGGCTACTACGATACCGAAGGCCGCAAGCTGCTTTACCCCTACAGTTACATGGATCGAGTCGCAGGCCCAGATGGGAATGTGTGGGCGCATCTTATTGCTCGGTAAAGAGTGGCGGTTGGTGATTAGCTTTTAGTTGGCTAACCACTAACTGCTAATCGCTAATCGCTCACTCCTCACCATCTCAACCTCCGGGGGACTCCCGCCACAGCGTTAGCGCAGCCATGCCGAAGGCTATAGCTTGGCGGTGAGGGGGATAGGAGGGTAATTAAGGGGGTACCGCTGCGCGGAAGCAAGCAACGATGCCCTCTTAATGACCAGCTTTAGTCTTTCGCTTCAGGCCACGAATAAACTCTCTGATGACATCGGTCTGACTTCGATCTTCTTGATCGCAATAGGTTTTCAGTAGCTCTAGCTCTTGCTCTGGAAGCCTTATGTTCAAGGTCTTCATGGGTTGCCATTGTAATTACTTTTGCATTACAATGGTAGCATGTTAATCACCTATCAATACAGACTCAACCCCACTCCAGAACAGGCGACCACTATGGCGCTCTGGGGTGAATTGTTGCGTCGGCACTGGAACTATGCTCTAGGCCAACGCCTGGATTGGTTGCGTCGAACTCGTTCACCAATTGACCGTTGCAGTTTAGTTGCAGAGCCAATAGGCGAGATTCCAGACAAGGTGGATTACTCCACTCAAGCATCACAGTTAAAGCGAACTAAAGAGTTATTCCCTGAGTACAAGCACATCTATGCCGACTGCCAGCAACAAAATCTGATGCGCCTAGACAAGGCGTGGAAGCGTTGGCTGACACCTGATAAAACGGGCAAGAGAGGCGGCAGACCTCGCTTCAAGAAACGAGGTGATATCTGCTCATTCACCTTTCCACGGGTAAACCATCCCAAGGCAGGCGCGCATCTCAGGGGTAGCGCCTTAAAGCTCTCTAAGATTGGTGAGATGAAGGTGATTTTGCATCGACCGATTCCTGATGGATTTGAACTGAAGCAGGCCACCATTCTGTCTAAGGCAGATGGCTGGTATGTCAGTCTTTCCCTGGAAGATGGTGTGGTTCCTGATGCGATACCTGTCGATGAAATCAAGTCAGCAGTGGGCATAGATGTCGGACTAGAAAAGTTTTTAGTGACCTCGGATGGGCAAGCAGTTGAGATTCCCCAGTATTACCGGCAGGCTCAACAGCAATTAGCTCGGCAACAGCGGCAATTAAGTCGCAAACGGAAGGGGTCTAAAAATTACGACGCTCAGGCGAATAGAGTGGCACGGCTGCATCTGCATGTCGCCCGCCAACGCCAAGAGTTTCACTATCAAGTTGCCCACTGGCTCTGTGCCCACTACGACCTGATAGCATTTGAGCTTCTGAACATTAAAGGACTTGCCAGAACCCGATTGGCAAAGTCGATCTTGGATGCGGCCTGGGGTGCATTTCTCACAATTGTCCAAGCAGTAGCGCTCAAACGCGGCAAGGTCGCAATTGGAGAGAATCCCAACGGCACCAGCCAAGAATGTTCGGGATGTGGTGAAACAGTGAAGAAGGCGCTGTCGGAAAGGGTTCATCGTTGTCCTCATTGTGGGGTGAACCTGGATAGAGATTGGAACGCAGCGATCAACATCTTGAATCGGGTAAGTAGGCCGTTGGGACTAACGGTTTCTGGCTGTGGAGGATACTCGGTTACGAGTCCTGTGAAGCAGCAATTCTCAATCGTGAGGTTGGGAAGCCCCTGCTACACCGCTTGCGGTTAGGAGGGGAGGATGTCACTCCCACAAGCTAAAATCTGGGTACTGTTCAGCGATCGGAGTCAGCTATGCCTCGGTATAACCCCTATACCCTGCAAATGCAAATTACGCGGATGTTTGAGCAGGGGCAATCGCTCTTTGCCACGATGAAGGTGCAAGACTGGCTACGGGAGCGTAACGAAGATCCTGCTGCCTACGAGGTTTTATTTCACCAAAAACCTGCCCCTCCAGGCTCCCAGGAAGTTTTGGTCGTCGAAATTGAGCTAAAGCGGCGAGATGGCCAACCCGTAGATGGGTGGCTGCAACA
This window of the Trichocoleus desertorum ATA4-8-CV12 genome carries:
- a CDS encoding (2Fe-2S)-binding protein; the protein is MSVCIRFLPDDVTVEAEPGESLLEVADRAGVDIPTGCLMGSCHACEVEIEGGETIRSCISAVPPGRSQLTIQLFSDPSW
- the cobQ gene encoding cobyric acid synthase CobQ → MKAIMIVGTTSHAGKSLLTAALCRILSRRGWRVAPFKGQNMALNSYVTPSGGEIGYAQAVQAWAAGVTPRIEMNPILLKPQGDMTSQVILKGRAVGKVNATEYYENYFDVGWQAIEESVRRLGEEFDLLVCEGAGSPAEINLKHRDLTNMRVAKHLNAATILVVDIERGGAFAHVIGTLELLDPDERALIRGIVINKFRGQRSLLQSGIDWLQERTGIPVIGVIPWMEDSGFPAEDSLDLFERRTSQSNRDLAIAVVRLPRISNFTDFDPLESESTVSVKYVSPKDSLGYPDAVIIPGSKATIADLLALQKTGMAEEIQNYAAAGGTVLGICGGFQMLGKILADPEGLEGHEGRYKGLGLLPLRTVITGQKVARQRLVSSNYPQTGLPVSGYEIHQGRTQVMEGESVELLFEDANLGVVDKSFSVWGTYLHGLFDNGPWRRAWLNRLRQQRGLKSLPTGISNYREQREALLDALATQVESHLDLGPILP
- the speB gene encoding agmatinase, translated to MTEDSLFRSPNGDSPQRQTEASRALELETHLPLTGWQQEVSKGLEYGLEAAESIRDRTIPTFSRGELPHYAGINTFLKAPYLEDVRRVGEYDVAIVGVPHDSGTTYRPGTRFGPQGIRRISALYTPYNFELGIDLREQITLCDVGDIFTIPGNNEKSFDQISKGIAHVFSSGAFPIIMGGDHSIGYPTVRGICRHLGDKKVGIIHFDRHVDTQETDLDERMHTCPWFHANNIKNAPPQNLVQLGIGGWQVPRQGVKVCRERNTNILTVTDIMERGLDAAVDFALERAMDGTDCVYISFDIDCIDAGFVPGTGWPEPGGLMPREALYLLGKIVQRAPVCGLEVVEVSPPYDISDITSLMATRVICDTMAHLVLSGQLPRKEKASFIHPEATPELVAEWR
- the hypA gene encoding hydrogenase maturation nickel metallochaperone HypA, which gives rise to MHETDMTKALIVTVKDWWEAQPEQPKISRVHLTVGKCTCVEPVSLQFAFEVQTRNTFLEGAELAIAETPLIAFCHHCQAEYAPEIGLQYACPQCQSPMEDIRSGRELKIDRIEYSSDVVSDAANVAIA
- the hypB gene encoding hydrogenase nickel incorporation protein HypB, whose protein sequence is MHQTFDAALGINLLHANQAGADHNRAHFDQWGITCFNLMSSPGAGKTALLERTLAALTSELKIAVIEGDMTTELDADRLRQYGVPVIAINTGRSCHLDSKMVAGGLHQFSHNYNPTEFDLVLVENVGNLVCPAEFEVGEHAKVALLSLTEGEDKPLKYPVMFQEADCLLITKMDLAPYLEVDIQQIVANVRQMNPHATIIPVSTKTGEGLEAWFEWVRTQAALLKSSDSDNGVESVELAATH
- a CDS encoding peroxiredoxin encodes the protein MPLSVGDTAPAFTAKDTNGNTVSLSDFAGKAVVLYFYPKDDTPGCTKEACSFRDNYSQYQGKDIVVLGVSIDDEASHQKFTEKFNLPFPLLSDVNGAITKAYDVDGGGYAKRVTYVIGSNGAISNVYTTVKTDTHATDILADLGV
- a CDS encoding C39 family peptidase, whose product is MTNSQAQPPSTPAVASAPPALTYSGPREVLINQAVVLKGTYDPLRIAKVSLAAEDKYPLEVTVDAQKRTWQVNLNQGFKAAGSRWLKLKGTDSAGKLVDDEVIYLTVSTDPMTVGQSLTLKVLRDTLFKFRAIDSARLNAQQKVAVKAGQTFTVSRYGSVDGHLKVVLNPPIAPIGEFGYFFEEHVQLSKGAQVFKFNISDVPNTPLSAQVLVTQTTLIKAQPADSASLAANQKAELLQGQTLQITGYAAIKGHFRVSLAAPIQGFGQTGYIYWEHIQIKHNNKVVSFDPDALTVTVLKSTVFKKRPVDSASLQAQEKFALTAGSIYGVAGYAIADGHIKASLTEELPQFGNTGYLFPDFIQMKRGTKPFNPMPPQVELNVPYFSQRDNPRYSWATCNVTSIAMIFYYYGRRSQGGQLEDELLQWCLSRYGEGSQTDNAVLSEMIKAYGFKTSFSTTRNWSAVKDELINGRPVVMGGDFTATGHIVCVVGYTPQGFIVNDPWGDALSGYYDTEGRKLLYPYSYMDRVAGPDGNVWAHLIAR
- a CDS encoding ribbon-helix-helix protein, CopG family, coding for MKTLNIRLPEQELELLKTYCDQEDRSQTDVIREFIRGLKRKTKAGH
- a CDS encoding transposase, translated to MLITYQYRLNPTPEQATTMALWGELLRRHWNYALGQRLDWLRRTRSPIDRCSLVAEPIGEIPDKVDYSTQASQLKRTKELFPEYKHIYADCQQQNLMRLDKAWKRWLTPDKTGKRGGRPRFKKRGDICSFTFPRVNHPKAGAHLRGSALKLSKIGEMKVILHRPIPDGFELKQATILSKADGWYVSLSLEDGVVPDAIPVDEIKSAVGIDVGLEKFLVTSDGQAVEIPQYYRQAQQQLARQQRQLSRKRKGSKNYDAQANRVARLHLHVARQRQEFHYQVAHWLCAHYDLIAFELLNIKGLARTRLAKSILDAAWGAFLTIVQAVALKRGKVAIGENPNGTSQECSGCGETVKKALSERVHRCPHCGVNLDRDWNAAINILNRVSRPLGLTVSGCGGYSVTSPVKQQFSIVRLGSPCYTACG